From Bacillus oleivorans, the proteins below share one genomic window:
- a CDS encoding LysR substrate-binding domain-containing protein — protein sequence MELKQLQYFSEVVKQGSFTKAAIALYTSQPSVSNAVKELEKELGVELLIRSMRKIELTDTGRLIFSYCQQMEHLLGEFQQDLDALKTNKTGVVRMGSTSTIGVQFFADVIADFRKTYPDITIKFTESGSIPLKKALFDGELDVIIVHTPVDEALFNYFIFLKGDLRLIVSKNHPLAAAKKVNWQTLQNENFILLPEGYKIRELILSECHKNGFPPKIICETSHWDFLIEMVNREQGITILPQNEQKPLDFGNHNICVIPIEKPVYWELGIGWRKEGYRTYAAKTWIDFLQARLL from the coding sequence ATGGAACTGAAGCAATTACAATACTTTTCAGAGGTTGTAAAGCAGGGAAGTTTTACAAAAGCTGCGATTGCCTTATATACCTCCCAGCCAAGTGTAAGTAACGCCGTTAAAGAGCTCGAGAAGGAGTTAGGTGTGGAGCTGCTTATCCGCAGTATGCGAAAAATCGAATTAACGGATACAGGAAGATTGATTTTCAGCTATTGTCAGCAAATGGAACATTTATTAGGAGAATTTCAACAGGATTTAGATGCCTTAAAAACAAATAAAACCGGGGTTGTCAGAATGGGAAGTACATCAACAATTGGGGTACAATTTTTTGCAGACGTTATTGCAGACTTTAGAAAAACATATCCGGATATCACCATAAAATTTACGGAAAGCGGCTCAATACCGTTGAAAAAGGCACTTTTTGATGGAGAATTGGATGTCATTATCGTGCACACACCGGTGGATGAAGCACTCTTTAACTATTTCATCTTTTTAAAAGGGGATTTGCGATTAATTGTATCAAAAAATCACCCGCTTGCAGCAGCTAAAAAGGTCAATTGGCAAACGCTGCAGAACGAAAACTTTATTCTGCTGCCTGAAGGATATAAAATTCGCGAACTCATTCTTTCGGAATGTCATAAAAATGGCTTCCCGCCTAAAATCATCTGTGAAACGTCGCACTGGGACTTTTTAATTGAAATGGTTAATAGAGAACAAGGCATAACCATATTGCCGCAAAATGAACAGAAACCATTAGATTTTGGCAACCACAATATTTGCGTTATTCCAATTGAAAAGCCTGTTTATTGGGAGCTAGGCATCGGTTGGCGGAAAGAAGGCTACAGGACTTATGCAGCAAAAACATGGATCGATTTTTTACAAGCGAGGTTATTATGA
- a CDS encoding GNAT family N-acetyltransferase: protein MSLKSNKVQSIKIRPLLIDDFRYVLHWSKDDTFCLVNGWEKDRDEQELYRWWLHCVNNVSEDFIRMAIEMGQRIIGYADLAHIKDNSAELGIAIGESTLWGKGFGFNASIIIMDYASRHLGITVINAETHETNIRSRKMLEKIGFKEVSRIGSEEYIGRENQLIQYRFSF, encoded by the coding sequence ATGAGTTTAAAAAGTAATAAGGTTCAATCCATAAAAATTAGACCTTTATTGATAGATGATTTTAGGTATGTTTTACATTGGAGTAAGGATGATACATTTTGTTTAGTAAATGGGTGGGAAAAAGATAGAGACGAACAAGAATTATATAGATGGTGGCTACATTGTGTAAATAATGTATCTGAAGATTTTATTCGAATGGCAATAGAAATGGGCCAAAGGATAATCGGATATGCAGATCTAGCCCATATTAAAGATAATTCTGCTGAATTAGGCATAGCAATTGGTGAAAGTACTTTATGGGGAAAAGGATTTGGATTTAACGCAAGTATAATTATTATGGATTATGCTTCAAGGCATTTAGGAATTACAGTAATTAATGCAGAAACACATGAAACGAATATACGCTCAAGAAAAATGCTTGAGAAGATAGGATTTAAAGAAGTTAGTAGAATTGGTAGTGAAGAATACATAGGAAGAGAGAATCAACTAATTCAATATAGGTTTTCATTTTAA
- a CDS encoding DUF2975 domain-containing protein: protein MKQVSTLFLKIAVILIGIPILALCIFLVPKLGDLAAQLLPEAAYIKYLVWIVFYASAIPFYFALYQAFKLLRYIDKNEAFSQISVKALMKIKYCAVTISVLHVLVLPLFYLFTEIDDAPGVIFVGLLVPFASMVIAVFAAVLQKLLQEAIDIKSENDLTV from the coding sequence ATGAAACAGGTGTCAACACTCTTTTTAAAGATAGCTGTTATTCTGATTGGAATTCCGATTCTAGCTTTGTGCATCTTTTTGGTGCCTAAGTTAGGGGATCTTGCAGCCCAATTGCTTCCAGAGGCAGCCTATATTAAGTATCTTGTTTGGATAGTTTTTTATGCTTCGGCAATCCCTTTTTACTTTGCTCTTTATCAGGCTTTCAAACTTTTACGCTATATTGACAAAAACGAGGCTTTCTCGCAAATATCTGTAAAAGCTTTAATGAAAATCAAATACTGTGCAGTCACAATCAGCGTTTTGCATGTGCTGGTCTTGCCGCTCTTCTATCTCTTTACGGAAATAGACGACGCCCCGGGTGTTATCTTTGTAGGATTGCTTGTTCCATTTGCTTCGATGGTAATTGCTGTTTTTGCGGCTGTTCTCCAGAAACTTTTACAAGAAGCAATTGATATCAAATCAGAAAATGATTTAACGGTCTGA
- a CDS encoding NAD(P)-dependent alcohol dehydrogenase has translation MITAKARAVDGPDKPFRAAEIKRRELDSHDVLIEIKYAGICHSDIHTAHGEWGPVQYPLVPGHEIAGVVTAVGPNVTKYKVGDRVGVGCMVDSCGECENCRKGEEQYCLKGNIPTYAGVDKYGEPTQGGYSTHIVVTEDFVVRIPDNIELDVAAPLLCAGITTYSPLNHWGAGPGKKVAVVGMGGLGHMAVQIAHAMGAEVTVLSQSLRKKEDGLQFGAKDYYATSDPETFNKLAGTFDLIINTVSAQIDINAYLSLLTLDGTLVNVGAPAEPLALNVFSLIPHRRSFAGSMIGGIRETQEMLEFCAKHDIVPKIEVISADQIDEAYERVLASDVKYRFVIDISTM, from the coding sequence ATGATAACTGCTAAAGCACGAGCTGTCGACGGCCCAGACAAACCTTTTCGAGCCGCTGAAATTAAAAGACGCGAACTTGATTCGCATGATGTTCTGATTGAAATTAAATATGCAGGCATATGCCATTCTGATATCCATACTGCTCACGGCGAATGGGGTCCCGTGCAATATCCGCTCGTACCTGGACACGAGATTGCGGGAGTTGTTACGGCTGTAGGACCTAATGTTACAAAATACAAGGTCGGTGACCGGGTAGGGGTCGGATGTATGGTTGATTCCTGTGGCGAATGTGAGAACTGCCGTAAAGGAGAAGAACAATACTGTCTGAAAGGAAATATCCCTACCTACGCTGGTGTTGACAAATACGGAGAGCCAACTCAAGGTGGCTATTCTACCCACATTGTCGTAACTGAGGACTTCGTAGTCAGAATACCTGATAACATTGAACTTGATGTTGCAGCACCATTACTTTGTGCAGGTATTACAACGTATTCACCACTAAACCATTGGGGAGCGGGTCCAGGTAAGAAAGTAGCGGTTGTTGGTATGGGCGGTCTTGGTCATATGGCTGTTCAAATTGCACATGCCATGGGTGCAGAGGTCACTGTTCTGTCTCAATCATTGAGGAAAAAAGAAGATGGTTTGCAATTCGGTGCTAAGGACTACTATGCCACAAGTGATCCTGAGACATTTAATAAGCTTGCTGGTACTTTTGACCTGATCATTAACACAGTAAGTGCACAAATCGACATTAATGCTTACCTCTCCCTGTTAACGCTGGATGGTACATTAGTAAATGTTGGTGCGCCTGCGGAGCCATTGGCACTAAATGTGTTCTCTCTTATTCCTCATCGCCGTTCATTTGCAGGGTCAATGATTGGGGGCATCCGTGAGACTCAGGAGATGTTGGAGTTCTGTGCAAAACATGACATTGTTCCTAAGATTGAAGTAATTTCAGCCGACCAAATTGACGAAGCCTACGAACGCGTATTAGCTTCAGATGTGAAATATCGATTCGTGATTGACATCAGTACAATGTGA
- a CDS encoding DUF4256 domain-containing protein, with protein sequence MTKRNKELSLEKREELLRALKARFEKNMNRHKDLEWAKVQAKLEANSEKLWSLNEMERTGGEPDVVGHDKKKDEYIFYDCSTESPKGRRSVCYDREALESRKNHKPENNAIDMAAAMGIELLTEEQYRELQKLGNFDMKTSSWVKTPATIRKHGGAIFCDRRYDTVFVYHNGAESYYAARGFRGSLRV encoded by the coding sequence ATGACAAAGAGAAATAAGGAGTTGTCACTAGAAAAACGTGAAGAATTACTCAGAGCATTGAAAGCTCGTTTTGAGAAAAACATGAACCGCCATAAAGATCTTGAATGGGCTAAAGTCCAAGCAAAGCTGGAAGCTAATAGTGAAAAACTGTGGTCGCTCAATGAAATGGAAAGAACCGGCGGTGAACCGGATGTTGTTGGTCATGATAAAAAGAAGGACGAATACATTTTTTATGATTGTTCAACTGAAAGTCCTAAAGGTCGCAGAAGTGTTTGTTACGACCGTGAAGCGCTGGAGTCAAGGAAAAATCATAAACCAGAAAATAACGCTATTGATATGGCTGCTGCCATGGGCATTGAGCTTTTAACGGAAGAACAATACCGGGAGTTGCAGAAACTTGGAAATTTTGATATGAAAACATCGAGCTGGGTGAAAACACCTGCTACTATTAGAAAACACGGAGGGGCAATCTTTTGTGATCGTCGCTACGATACTGTCTTTGTGTACCACAATGGAGCAGAATCCTACTATGCTGCCAGGGGTTTCCGTGGCTCGCTAAGGGTCTAA
- a CDS encoding carboxymuconolactone decarboxylase family protein produces the protein MARIKESKYGETPFQKLLGHNKEIMIAWNRLGDELEKDGKLSSLLKEQVRRTLAHENGCEYCKAKGKPEPHFYDEKISVAIGFTEVFIKQKGDIPDTAFNVLKEYLSDEEISELCAFITFTTASQYFGAMMKLESPSA, from the coding sequence ATGGCAAGAATTAAAGAATCAAAGTACGGGGAAACCCCGTTTCAAAAGCTATTAGGGCATAACAAGGAAATAATGATTGCGTGGAATCGTCTGGGAGATGAGCTGGAAAAAGACGGGAAACTATCATCGCTGTTAAAAGAACAGGTAAGAAGAACTTTAGCACATGAAAATGGTTGTGAGTATTGTAAGGCAAAAGGAAAACCTGAACCTCACTTTTACGATGAAAAAATATCTGTTGCAATAGGATTTACAGAGGTATTTATTAAACAAAAAGGGGATATTCCAGACACTGCCTTTAATGTGTTGAAAGAGTACCTATCAGATGAGGAAATCAGCGAGCTTTGCGCGTTTATTACATTTACTACTGCTTCACAGTATTTTGGCGCTATGATGAAATTAGAATCTCCGAGTGCATAA
- a CDS encoding GNAT family N-acetyltransferase yields MSNIMLRNVIEDDLPIFFKHQQNHEANHMAAFTSKDPSDWDGFTTHWNKILTDKEIIKQTIIVEKNVVGHISCFEQFGEPEVSYWIGKEYWGKGIATKALREFLKHITTRPLYARAAKDNAGSLKVLEKCGFMITGEDSGFSNARGEDVEEFILTLN; encoded by the coding sequence ATGAGTAATATAATGCTTCGGAATGTGATTGAGGATGATCTTCCTATTTTTTTCAAACATCAACAGAACCATGAAGCGAACCATATGGCTGCCTTTACGAGCAAAGACCCCAGTGATTGGGATGGCTTCACTACACACTGGAACAAAATTCTTACTGATAAGGAAATTATAAAGCAGACGATTATTGTCGAAAAGAATGTGGTTGGGCATATTTCATGTTTCGAGCAGTTCGGAGAACCAGAAGTTAGCTATTGGATTGGAAAGGAATATTGGGGAAAAGGAATCGCAACAAAAGCTTTACGGGAATTTCTAAAGCACATTACAACTCGTCCCCTTTATGCTCGTGCCGCGAAAGACAATGCCGGATCTCTTAAGGTTCTAGAGAAATGTGGATTCATGATTACTGGTGAGGACAGTGGGTTTTCTAATGCACGTGGCGAAGATGTGGAGGAGTTTATTCTTACCCTTAATTAA
- a CDS encoding helix-turn-helix domain-containing protein → MAIIINIDVMLAKRKMSVTELSERVGITMANLSILKNGKAKAIRLSTLEGICKALECQPGDILEYRSDEDSQD, encoded by the coding sequence ATGGCAATTATAATCAATATTGATGTAATGCTGGCTAAAAGGAAAATGAGCGTAACAGAACTTTCAGAGAGGGTTGGAATCACGATGGCTAACCTTTCGATATTGAAAAACGGAAAGGCAAAAGCCATTAGGCTATCAACTTTAGAGGGAATATGTAAAGCATTAGAATGTCAACCCGGAGATATTTTAGAATACCGAAGTGATGAAGACTCCCAAGATTAA
- a CDS encoding DUF817 domain-containing protein: MRALKQLVRFGWEQALSCLFPVVIFASLAFTKFVPLPFLPRYDWLLVICLVMQWWMVRSGLETRDELKVITMFHLIGLTLELFKVHMGSWSYPEEGYFKIFGVPLYSGFMYASVASYLCQAWRRLKVELVKWPPFLVVVPLAAAIYLNFFTHHYWIDVRFWLSGLVMIVFWQSWVTYEVDGTRYRMPLALSFVLIGFFIWIAENIATFFAAWEYPNQTDAWSLVHLGKVSSWLLLVIVSFLIVATLKQVKGENTTRAEPSQFL; encoded by the coding sequence ATGAGAGCACTAAAACAACTCGTTCGTTTTGGTTGGGAGCAGGCCCTATCCTGTTTGTTTCCTGTCGTTATTTTTGCCTCTTTGGCTTTTACAAAATTCGTGCCACTTCCCTTCCTGCCACGTTATGATTGGCTGCTCGTCATCTGCCTTGTGATGCAGTGGTGGATGGTGCGTTCTGGGCTTGAAACACGGGATGAACTAAAGGTTATCACAATGTTCCACCTTATTGGACTTACTCTTGAACTTTTTAAGGTACATATGGGCTCCTGGTCTTATCCAGAGGAAGGATATTTTAAAATTTTTGGAGTGCCTTTGTATAGCGGATTCATGTACGCCAGTGTAGCGAGTTATCTTTGCCAGGCGTGGAGAAGGTTAAAGGTTGAACTGGTTAAGTGGCCGCCGTTTTTGGTAGTTGTACCTCTTGCAGCTGCGATTTATTTGAATTTTTTCACCCATCATTATTGGATTGACGTCCGCTTTTGGTTATCTGGACTTGTCATGATCGTCTTTTGGCAATCATGGGTCACATACGAGGTTGATGGAACTCGTTACCGTATGCCACTCGCACTTTCTTTCGTGCTTATCGGATTTTTTATATGGATAGCCGAAAATATCGCAACATTCTTTGCAGCTTGGGAATATCCAAACCAAACCGATGCATGGAGTCTCGTTCATCTAGGAAAGGTGAGTTCATGGCTCTTATTAGTGATTGTAAGCTTTCTTATAGTAGCGACGTTAAAGCAGGTTAAGGGGGAAAATACCACTAGGGCAGAACCTAGTCAATTTTTATAA
- a CDS encoding Lrp/AsnC family transcriptional regulator codes for MKIDSVDRKIIDELSENSRLSMSELGRRINLSSPSVTERVRRMESFGIIKKYTLEVDYEKLGLPIQCIIEATVKNGDYKSFKKLIEGLPNVEFCYRIAGNACYMLKMQFDTFGKAEEFIDSVSPYAHTVTHFIFSQVHTHSKISSY; via the coding sequence ATGAAAATTGATTCTGTTGATAGAAAAATAATAGATGAATTAAGTGAAAACAGTCGACTTTCGATGAGTGAACTGGGTAGAAGAATCAATTTATCTTCTCCTTCTGTAACAGAGCGCGTAAGGAGAATGGAGTCATTTGGAATCATAAAAAAGTATACATTGGAAGTGGATTATGAGAAATTAGGACTTCCAATCCAATGTATTATAGAAGCAACAGTTAAGAACGGGGACTATAAATCTTTTAAGAAGCTTATAGAGGGCTTACCAAATGTTGAATTTTGCTATCGGATCGCAGGAAATGCCTGTTATATGCTTAAAATGCAATTTGACACTTTTGGCAAGGCAGAAGAATTTATTGATAGTGTGAGTCCATATGCTCATACTGTCACACATTTCATTTTTTCGCAGGTCCACACTCATTCAAAAATTAGTTCCTACTAA
- a CDS encoding nucleotidyltransferase domain-containing protein → MKIEMVILRPGYGLDPNGFIVSDVSIDKIDNVYVPCIRESVESLRNLFHQQLHSVYVYGSVARGEAVAFKSDLDLIALFYGKLSSVKLAELKKLAGELSQKYRSLVRDVGIAVAYYDYTVDPSNYYENAFLKELCVCVYGEDLGGRFGPYKLTSEIALRFNGDICEALTRTLNRLETASNEDFKTFSQSFARKLIRTYYSMVMVRSQIWSTRLHEQSEVFIHHFPDKKSIIRILLNWIDEPPTDREAVYELFKREGEWASANFAHEANLSP, encoded by the coding sequence GTGAAGATTGAAATGGTGATTTTAAGACCTGGATACGGTCTAGACCCTAATGGATTTATTGTAAGCGATGTTAGTATCGATAAAATTGATAATGTCTATGTGCCTTGCATTCGAGAATCTGTCGAGAGTCTTAGAAATTTGTTTCATCAACAGTTGCACAGTGTTTATGTGTACGGTAGCGTAGCAAGAGGTGAAGCGGTTGCTTTTAAATCAGATTTAGACCTTATCGCTCTGTTTTATGGCAAACTGAGTTCGGTTAAGCTGGCTGAATTAAAAAAACTTGCTGGAGAACTGTCTCAAAAGTATCGTTCTCTGGTTCGTGATGTTGGTATAGCTGTTGCATATTACGACTATACGGTTGACCCTTCAAATTATTACGAAAATGCATTTCTTAAGGAACTCTGTGTTTGTGTGTACGGAGAGGATTTAGGAGGACGATTTGGTCCGTACAAACTTACATCAGAGATAGCCCTTCGCTTCAATGGTGATATTTGTGAGGCTCTTACTAGGACGTTAAATAGGTTAGAAACAGCTTCTAACGAAGATTTCAAAACATTTTCACAAAGCTTCGCTCGTAAACTCATTCGAACATACTATTCAATGGTGATGGTGCGTTCTCAGATTTGGTCAACACGACTTCACGAGCAATCTGAAGTCTTTATCCACCACTTCCCAGATAAAAAATCTATTATTCGTATACTGCTAAATTGGATCGATGAACCGCCGACGGACCGTGAGGCTGTATATGAGTTGTTTAAGAGAGAGGGTGAATGGGCTAGTGCGAATTTTGCACATGAAGCCAATCTTTCTCCCTGA
- a CDS encoding PQQ-dependent sugar dehydrogenase → MQNVKVRLRPIASKINLPTVLKTTILPGDSIERLFIATQVGEIFYIRNSSLRTFLDIRPQIIKLGESIGGYDERGLLGLAFHPNFYYNGLFYLHYSVAGTQGPGALPNSEAARQGLPEFFNPNPCDPRTLNLRWINRETQYDHIDTVEEWILQSNGQPQKRRTLLNLRRPFFNHNGVNSLNFSPETGKLVLTTGDGGSGYDPFNLSQDDMEIAGKIIEIDVGRNTFFDNPPVVTRFNELPAPIQETLTVIAKGVRNIPGISFQRFYNQYIKYVGNVGQDLVESIFSFVHYKPIPVTQLIQASLMNAEPDQEGFINFGWRGWEGAFPTSIPRGCPANPNLDEKTIAYFNEAVKNSVRRLQPLTSYYHIDPRRDKFGGTALTGVQAFMGNGIPDLSGSVVFTDLARKEVSQSPVRGVLAYTRVRTDCKLNDFGVIKTDYNFGSQSAYYVSLGANLDQTKLYLGAYGSMKVTDFNQGTVFEIVQ, encoded by the coding sequence TTGCAAAATGTTAAGGTTCGTTTACGGCCTATTGCAAGTAAGATAAATTTACCCACTGTTTTGAAAACAACTATACTTCCGGGTGACTCAATAGAAAGATTATTTATTGCTACCCAGGTAGGAGAAATCTTCTACATAAGAAACTCAAGTTTAAGGACTTTTTTAGATATTCGTCCGCAAATCATAAAACTAGGTGAATCTATCGGTGGATATGATGAACGGGGATTGCTGGGGCTAGCGTTTCACCCCAATTTTTATTATAACGGTCTATTTTATCTTCATTATTCAGTAGCGGGAACACAAGGTCCAGGTGCTCTTCCAAATTCAGAAGCTGCAAGACAGGGTCTTCCTGAATTTTTTAATCCTAACCCGTGTGATCCCAGAACTTTAAACCTAAGGTGGATAAATAGAGAAACTCAATATGATCACATTGATACAGTTGAAGAATGGATTTTACAATCGAATGGTCAGCCTCAAAAACGGCGGACATTACTTAATTTAAGAAGACCATTTTTTAATCATAATGGCGTCAATAGCTTAAACTTTTCACCTGAAACAGGAAAGCTTGTTTTAACAACCGGAGATGGCGGATCAGGCTATGATCCCTTTAATTTAAGTCAGGACGATATGGAAATCGCCGGTAAAATAATTGAAATTGATGTAGGTAGGAATACATTTTTCGATAATCCTCCTGTAGTCACACGTTTTAATGAACTTCCCGCGCCTATTCAGGAAACGCTTACGGTAATTGCCAAAGGGGTTCGCAATATACCAGGCATTTCATTTCAAAGGTTCTATAATCAGTATATTAAATATGTGGGAAATGTCGGACAGGATTTGGTAGAGTCGATTTTTTCATTCGTCCATTATAAACCAATACCAGTCACTCAGCTTATTCAAGCTTCTTTAATGAACGCTGAACCTGACCAAGAAGGATTTATTAACTTTGGCTGGCGAGGGTGGGAAGGTGCTTTTCCTACTTCGATTCCAAGGGGCTGCCCTGCAAATCCGAATTTGGATGAGAAAACCATTGCTTATTTCAATGAAGCAGTAAAAAATTCAGTGAGGCGTCTTCAGCCTTTAACTAGTTATTATCATATAGATCCCCGACGTGATAAGTTTGGAGGAACTGCACTTACAGGAGTGCAAGCCTTTATGGGGAATGGAATCCCCGATTTATCGGGAAGCGTTGTGTTTACTGATCTCGCCCGGAAGGAAGTATCACAATCTCCGGTTAGAGGGGTTTTAGCTTATACCAGGGTAAGAACAGATTGTAAACTAAATGATTTTGGTGTTATTAAAACCGATTATAATTTTGGGTCACAATCAGCTTATTATGTTAGTCTGGGAGCGAATCTGGATCAAACCAAACTATATTTAGGGGCTTATGGCTCTATGAAAGTGACTGATTTTAACCAAGGTACTGTTTTTGAAATTGTTCAATGA
- a CDS encoding VanZ family protein has product MKRKKMKTSIKIAAWMLFVIYLVFLTIGILFKFRLNLFDYSVLLNIDTQQVLWKIKGSNFIPFKTIIDYLFISDLSSNIRYDNLIGNVVAFIPLGIFLPTLSKKLYSAKKIVFAGLTVSLFYELIQLIFAIGQFDVDDIILNTVGAYLGYLIFRVGVISVSKLNIHFFG; this is encoded by the coding sequence ATGAAAAGAAAGAAAATGAAAACCTCAATAAAAATTGCAGCATGGATGTTATTCGTCATATACTTAGTATTTTTAACTATTGGAATCCTTTTTAAATTCCGTTTAAACCTGTTCGATTATAGTGTTTTATTAAACATCGATACACAGCAAGTTTTGTGGAAAATAAAAGGCAGTAATTTCATACCATTTAAAACTATAATAGATTATTTATTTATTTCAGACTTAAGCAGCAATATCCGGTACGATAATTTAATTGGGAATGTTGTAGCATTTATACCGTTAGGAATATTTTTACCGACGTTATCAAAAAAACTATATAGTGCAAAAAAGATAGTGTTTGCAGGACTTACAGTTAGCTTATTTTATGAGTTAATCCAGCTTATATTTGCTATTGGTCAATTTGATGTTGATGATATTATTTTAAATACTGTTGGTGCCTATCTTGGTTACTTGATTTTTAGAGTAGGAGTAATTAGTGTCTCTAAATTAAATATTCATTTCTTTGGCTAA
- a CDS encoding VanZ family protein, whose protein sequence is MSDLLKKILIVIPFFLLVIEIVNARFGYLLHNELKVTPILNIFLNTVPLFIFVLFDVLTRKQESTFQMVIQASFYIYVMSVFYLTLFPMSLENFLTNTFWLRSINLEPFNIFRDYHFFDSQIVGNFIMLFPLGIYLHFLYRKFTTKVSSLVFIFFVSFSIEVFQLVFSAGSTDIDDIMLNTVGGYLGYWCFKVSSTIYHKKSDKTFNALIK, encoded by the coding sequence GTGAGTGATTTGTTAAAAAAGATACTAATAGTAATTCCGTTTTTTTTATTGGTTATAGAAATAGTGAATGCAAGATTTGGTTATCTATTACACAATGAGCTAAAGGTAACTCCTATTTTAAATATTTTTCTTAACACAGTACCTTTATTTATTTTCGTATTGTTTGATGTTCTTACGAGAAAACAGGAATCCACTTTCCAGATGGTTATACAAGCAAGTTTCTATATTTATGTAATGTCTGTATTTTACTTAACTCTTTTCCCCATGTCACTTGAGAATTTCTTAACCAATACATTTTGGTTAAGAAGTATCAATCTAGAACCATTTAACATTTTTAGAGACTATCATTTTTTTGATAGTCAAATTGTTGGGAACTTTATTATGTTATTCCCATTAGGAATTTATCTTCACTTTCTCTATAGGAAGTTTACAACAAAAGTAAGTTCATTAGTGTTTATTTTCTTTGTATCATTTTCAATTGAAGTATTTCAGTTAGTATTTTCAGCAGGAAGTACGGATATTGATGATATCATGTTAAACACAGTAGGTGGGTATCTTGGATACTGGTGCTTCAAGGTTTCCAGTACAATCTATCATAAAAAATCAGATAAGACATTCAATGCACTAATTAAATAA
- a CDS encoding TetR/AcrR family transcriptional regulator, which produces MSKVDRRITKSQEAIKKALIELMAEKGFDSITIQDIADRANVNRGTIYLHYLDKFDLLDKIMEEHIINMRNFCESATEMDFIESTVHCMEYFESNYLFFSTMLASEGARYFRGRFLQFNIEEFKKDVDITKGKNDGQDEDVIVQFVANAYVGVVEWWLKNEMPYSPRVMAEKVGDLLERIV; this is translated from the coding sequence ATGTCTAAAGTAGATAGAAGAATAACCAAAAGCCAAGAAGCGATTAAAAAGGCTCTTATCGAACTGATGGCTGAAAAAGGTTTTGATAGCATTACCATTCAGGATATTGCTGACAGGGCAAATGTTAACCGGGGTACCATTTATCTTCATTATTTAGATAAATTTGACCTATTAGATAAGATTATGGAAGAACATATAATCAACATGCGTAATTTTTGCGAGTCGGCAACGGAAATGGATTTCATAGAATCGACTGTACACTGTATGGAATACTTTGAGAGTAATTATTTATTCTTTTCAACGATGTTAGCGAGTGAAGGAGCCCGATATTTTCGTGGTCGCTTCCTTCAGTTTAATATTGAAGAGTTCAAGAAAGATGTAGACATAACAAAAGGAAAAAATGATGGTCAAGATGAGGATGTCATTGTTCAATTTGTTGCAAATGCTTACGTAGGGGTAGTGGAATGGTGGTTAAAGAATGAAATGCCTTATTCGCCTCGTGTTATGGCAGAAAAAGTAGGGGATTTGTTAGAGAGGATTGTATAG